A part of Aspergillus oryzae RIB40 DNA, chromosome 7 genomic DNA contains:
- a CDS encoding uncharacterized protein (UDP-glucuronosyl and UDP-glucosyl transferase), with amino-acid sequence MKIANSNSPLYWICNGQASSNLVSQGASMNTHGIPNDMNDGRVDIAVNDDDPQVASLLDALQRQTTHRPPPVRNDGAQFPVRLNVLIHVVGSRGDVQPFIALGRAMKQHGHRVRLATHLVFRDFVKENGLEFFNIGGDPAELMSFMVKNDKLIPKMETLRQGAIGKRRKDIRLMLGGCWRSCIEAGEGIDLTSDDPITAPPFVADAIVANPPSFAHVHCAEKMGVPLHLMFTMPWSPTQAFSHPLANVRVRDTKPSVANFASYALMEMVIWQGVGDLINAFRRFELGLEQLDVMRAPSLIPRLRVPFTYMWSPSLLPKPDDWQDHIDVTGFNFLSANADYVPPSDLVEFLDSGPPPLYIGFGSIVVDDPDALTKIILDAVEMTGQRALVSKGWGGLGAEKINRPDVFFLGNCPHDWLFKRVSCVIHHGGAGTTAAGLALGRPTTIVPFFGDQPFWGALIAFNGAGPSPIPYKKLTADRLADAIHFCLKTTTIDKAQELSEKMRSEDGARDSLKSFHSQLDLRRIQCTLCPDRPAVWRVRRTKILLSTFAATVLVQEKKLNPKDVKMYRAKRYEMNHGCAGTDTFTGAISNFLTGLVDMPVNAVQNISRPAADRFAENYNLPSCEARKAMITPAASVPTPSATSRKDRVQTNDDAKSTSSLLSTSTSSSQEAMNSSYLGRRVLNWVVEVPMGVTLLFSQFTHNVPRCYNDRTVRELPEVTGEFGYSFYDGITGVVTQPSHGWKDDGFGGLSKGVGKGLGGLILKPQAGIWGLIGYPLNGVHRAIEHSYGTNREGYIVRSRIRQGVAESKAASQEEKLAVLEKWSTYEKGVRLKHQKNPR; translated from the exons ATGAAGATAGCTAACTCTAACAGCCCCTTGTATTGGATTTGTAACGGCCAGGCAAGTTCGAATCTTGTCAGTCAAGGTGCCTCGATGAACACTCATGGCATACCGAATGATATGA ACGATGGCCGCGTGGATATTGCAGTTAACGATGACGATCCACAGGTAGCTAGCCTGTTGGATGCTCTCCAGCGACAGACAACCCATCGCCCACCGCCGGTTAGAAATGACGGTGCTCAATTTCCAGTTCGGCTTAACGTTTTGATTCACGTCGTAGGATCGCGCGGCGATGTGCAACCATTCATCGCCTTGGGTCGAGCAATGAAACAGCATGGACATCGCGTTAGACTGGCAACACATCTGGTGTTCCGGGATTTCGTGAAAGAGAATGGTTTGGAGTTCTTCAATATCGGGGGCGACCCGGCTGAGCTGATGTCCTTCATGGTGAAGAATGACAAGCTCATCCCAAAGATGGAGACCCTGCGTCAAGGGGCGATTGGCAAACGTCGCAAAGATATTAGACTCATGCTCGGCGGGTGTTGGAGGTCCTGTATTGAAGCTGGCGAAGGTATCGATTTAACGAGTGACGACCCAATCACTGCGCCACCATTTGTGGCCGATGCTATCGTCGCGAATCCGCCCAGTTTCGCCCATGTTCACTGTGCAGAAAAGATGGGTGTGCCATTACATTTGATGTTTAC AATGCCATGGTCCCCTACGCAAGCGTTTTCGCACCCGTTAGCAAACGTCCGGGTGCGCGATACAAAGCCGTCGGTAGCGAATTTCGCATCTTACGccctgatggagatggtcATTTGGCAAGGTGTCGGCGACCTCATTAATGCGTTTCGTCGCTTCGAGCTCGGATTGGAACAGCTGGATGTTATGCGCGCGCCGAGTCTGATCCCCCGGTTGCGTGTCCCCTTCACGTACATGTG GTCTCCTTCGCTTCTTCCAAAACCGGATGATTGGCAGGACCACATCGACGTAACGGGCTTCAATTTCCTGTCTGCCAACGCTGACTACGTACCTCCATCCGACCTGGTTGAGTTCTTGGACAGTGGCCCCCCACCACTCTATATCGGATTTGGCTCTATCGTCGTTGATGACCCCGATGCTCTCACCAAGATAATTCTTGATGCAGTTGAAATGACCGGCCAACGAGCACTGGTCTCAAAGGGATGGGGTGGTCTTGGAGCCGAAAAGATCAACCGCccggatgtcttcttcctcggaaACTGTCCCCACGACTGGCTTTTCAAACGAGTTTCCTGTGTAATCCACCACGGAGGCGCGGGTACCACGGCCGCAGGCCTTGCCCTAGGCCGACCGACTACTATTGTGCCCTTCTTCGGAGACCAGCCCTTCTGGGGTGCCCTAATCGCGTTCAACGGAGCAGGACCGTCGCCCATTCCTTACAAAAAGCTCACTGCCGATCGTCTGGCCGATGCTATCCACTTCTGCTTGAAGACGACTACTATAGACAAAGCGCAGGAACTCAGCGAGAAAATGCGCTCGGAGGACGGCGCCCGCGACAGCCTGAAGAGCTTTCATAGTCAACTCGATCTTCGTCGCATCCAATGTACCCTATGTCCTGATCGTCCGGCTGTCTGGCGTGTTAGACGAACGAAGATATTGCTTAGTACATTTGCGGCTACCGTTCTggtccaggagaagaagctcaaccctAAAGACGTCAAGAT GTACCGTGCAAAGCGCTACGAGATGAACCACGGCTGCGCAGGAACCGACACCTTCACTGGTGCCATAAGTAATTTCCTCACCGGGCTTGTCGACATGCCCGTCAACGCAGTCCAGAATATCTCGCGTCCTGCTGCCGACCGCTTTGCCGAGAATTATAACCTACCCTCCTGCGAGGCACGTAAAGCCATGATAACGCCGGCAGCCTCCGTCCCAACCCCGAGTGCAACCTCACGGAAAGATCGTGTACAGACTAATGACGATGCGAAATCAACCTCTAGTTTGTTATCCACATCGACCTCTTCGTCACAGGAAG CGATGAACTCGAGTTATCTGGGTCGCAGGGTGCTTAACTGGGTGGTTGAAGTGCCCATGGGGGTGACGCTGTTGTTTTCTCAGTTCACACATAACGTTCCACGGTGCTATAATGACCGGACTGTGCGCGAGCTACCCGAGGTGACGGGC GAATTTGGATATAGTTTCTATGACGGGATCACTGGTGTCGTAACGCAGCCCAGCCACGGCTGGAAAGATGATGGATTCGGTGGATTGTCAAAAGGTGTGGGCAAAGGTCTGGGTGGCTTGATTCTTAAACCTCAGGCCG GTATCTGGGGCTTGATCGGCTATCCCCTGAATGGTGTACATCGAGCCATTGAACATTCATATGGGACTAACCGTGAGGGTTACATCGTCAGATCGCGCATTAGGCAGGGCGTTGCAGAATCCAAGGCTGCGTcgcaggaggagaagctggctGTGCTGGAGAAATGGAGTACTTATGAGAAAGGAGTTCGATTGAAGCATCAGAAGAATCCTCGCTGA
- a CDS encoding uncharacterized protein (predicted protein): MFYYPSIFAQFNSASVPDVFIWVGIEEVKRFALALYKVYRRYRVDGTRLLSLADLQFAMPDSDELWHASSDLASRIPASYGDKNKEENWISQTARLLQPGGADGWV, translated from the exons ATGTTTTACTATCCTTCAATATTCGCGCAATTCAACTCCGCCTCGGTCCCGGACGTTTTCATATGGGTTGGTATCGAGGAAGTGAAACGTTTCGCTCTGGCCTTGTACAAAGTCTACCGACGGTATCGAGTCGATGGCACGagacttctttctttggctgaCCTGCAGTTTGCCATGCCGGATAGCGATGAGTTATGGCATGCGAGCTCGGATCTGGCCTCACGAATACCTGCCTCTTATGGTGATAAAAACAAGGAGGAAAATTGGATATCGCAGACTGCGAGGTTGCTACAACCTGGTGGTGCAGA TGGATGGGTCTAG
- a CDS encoding serine/threonine-protein kinase (serine/threonine protein kinase), producing MEAPSLAVPQSRSPSTSSVDEIETTAEEEDSEDYCKGGYHPVTVGETYNNGRYVVVRKLGWGHFSTVWLSRDTTTGKHVALKVVRSAAHYTETAIDEIKLLNRIVQAKPSHPGRKHVVSLLDSFEHKGPNGVHVCMVFEVLGENLLGLIKRWNHRGIPMPLVKQITKQVLLGLDYLHRECGIIHTDLKPENVLIEIGDVEQIVKTYVKEEQKKDHKEDNRNGRRRRRTLITGSQPLPSPLNTTFDFKHSSHHSQSSLSQMINEESETAPSEKASMKEILGIKEEDEKQKQREKTADLLEREVSGISLNKSSKEAKDELECDIISVKIADLGNACWVGHHFTNDIQTRQYRSPEVILGSKWGASTDVWSMACMVFELITGDYLFDPQSGTKYGKDDDHIAQIIELLGPFPKSLCLSGKWSQEIFNRKGELRNIHRLRHWALPDVLREKYHFSAEESMRISEFLLPMLEIPPERRANAGGMASHAWMKDTAGMDAVDLGISPGSRGEGIEGWASEVKRR from the exons ATGGA GGCTCCCTCTCTCGCCGTTCCGCAATCGCGATCCCCGTCCACCTCCTCCGTTGATGAGATCGAGACGACcgccgaggaggaggattcaGAAGACTACTGCAAGGGCGGCTATCACCCGGTTACGGTCGGCGAAACGTATAACAACGGTCGCTATGTCGTCGTGCGCAAGTTGGGCTGGGGCCATTTCTCCACCGTCTGGTTGTCCCGCGATACCACCACCGGTAAACACGTCGCCCTCAAAGTCGTTCGTTCCGCCGCTCACTACACCGAAACCGCCATCGACGAGATTAAGCTCCTGAATCGCATTGTACAAGCGAAGCCGTCGCACCCGGGTCGCAAGCATGTCGTCAGTCTCCTCGACTCTTTCGAACACAAAGGTCCCAATGGGgtccatgtatgtatggtatttGAGGTATTGGGTGAGAATCTACTCGGTTTGATTAAGCGATGGAATCATCGCGGCATCCCGATGCCGCTGGTAAAACAGATTACGAAACAGGTCCTCCTGGGGTTGGACTATCTCCACCGCGAATGCGGTATCATTCACACCGATCTGAAACCGGAGAACGTATTGATCGAGATCGGCGATGTGGAACAGATTGTGAAGACATAcgtgaaggaggagcagaagaaagaccaCAAAGAGGATAACCGCAATGGCCGGCGGCGGCGCAGGACCCTAATCACGGGGAGTCAACCGTTGCCCAGTCCGCTCAACACCACCTTTGATTTCAAACACAGCTCGCACCACTCGCAGAGCAGTCTGAGTCAAATGATCAATGAAGAGTCTG AAACCGCCCCGTCAGAGAAGGCATCCATGAAAGAAATACTAGGCattaaagaagaagatgagaaacaaaagcaacGAGAAAAGACTGC TGACCTCCTCGAACGCGAAGTATCCGGCATCTCCTTGAATAAATCCTCTAAAGAAGCGAAAGACGAACTGGAATGCGATATTATCTCGGTCAAGATCGCTGATCTGGGGAACGCCTGCTGGGTTGGCCACCACTTTACCAACGACATCCAAACACGACAATATCGCTCGCCCGAAGTCATTCTCGGGTCCAAGTGGGGTGCGAGCACGGatgtatggagtatggcGTGCATG GTCTTCGAGCTCATCACGGGTGATTACCTCTTCGATCCACAATCGGGTACGAAATACGGCAAAGACGACGACCATATTGCACAGATCATCGAACTACTGGGCCCCTTCCCCAAATCGCTCTGCCTCTCGGGCAAGTGGTCGCAAGAGATCTTTAACCGCAAAGGCGAATTGCGCAATATCCATCGACTCCGTCACTGGGCCCTACCAGACGTCCTTCGGGAAAAGTACCATTTCTCGGCAGAAGAGAGTATGCGAATCAGCGAGTTCCTGTTGCCCATGTTGGAAATCCCGCCCGAACGACGCGCCAATGCCGGTGGGATGGCATCGCATGCATGGATGAAGGATACGGCCGGAATGGATGCCGTCGACTTGGGCATTTCCCCGGGCAGTCGGGGCGAAGGGATTGAGGGATGGGCATCCGAGGTGAAGCGGCGGTAG
- a CDS encoding uncharacterized protein (acetylcholinesterase/Butyrylcholinesterase) — MVRLSTFIATILSSTALASELLIDTTSGPVEGFYNSSSVRAFLGIPYAEPATGPRRFKPPVPKSRSNQTVQADSFPATCPGQYTFSNESIWSVLPYMPWNTESMSEDCLAINIWAPKSKKGNGKSAVMMFIYGGGFTQGGTAIPFYDGTNLVEDHQDIVVVTFNYRVSIFGYPNAPGLEPGQQNVGLLDQVRYYTNISMSRKANEVRGLPLNGSTAISPNLAEILQESCCLARVLERRLRICTPMRN; from the exons ATGGTTAGGCTTAGCACATTCATAGCGACGATACTGTCGTCGACAGCGCTGGCATCGGAACTCCTCATCGACACCACGAGTGGTCCAGTGGAAGGCTTCTACAACAGTTCCTCCGTTCGTGCGTTTCTAGGTATACCATACGCCGAGCCAGCAACGGGGCCACGCCGATTCAAGCCTCCTGTGCCTAAATCGCGATCTAACCAGACCGTTCAGGCCGACTCATTCCCTGCGACATGTCCAGGGCAGTACACCTTCTCCAATGAGTCTATCTGGAGTGTCCTACCCTACATGCCGTGGAACACGGAAAGCATGTCGGAGGACTGTCTTGCGATCAATATATGGGCACCGAAAtccaagaaaggaaatggtaAATCAGCGGTGATGATGTTCATCTACGGTGGTGGGTTCACGCAGGGCGGGACAGCGATTCCCTTCTATGACGGGACGAACTTGGTCGAGGATCACCAGGATATAGTTGTCGTTACCTTTAA CTATCGTGTCTCTATATTTGGGTACCCTAATGCACCGGGCCTTGAACCTGGACAGCAGAATGTTGGACTTCTCGATCAGGTACGTTATTACACAAATATTTCCATGTCGCGGAAGGCTAATGAAGTCAGAGGCTTGCCGTTGAATGGGTCCACCGCAATATCGCCCAATTTGGCGGAGATCCTTCAAGAATCATGCTGTTTGGCCAGAGTGCTGGAGCGGCGTCTACGGATCTGCACACCTATGCG GAACTAA